The DNA segment GGCACCGAGTCTAAAAGTGGGTAACTGTCAGATCAGGTCTGAATTACTACAGCTAATCCCAAACCTATTTTCTGAATGAATTGATTTTCACCCCCTCATCCGACAATCTTATTGAAGATAATAATTCGTACTCTATGCAAACCATCAACAATGCGTAAACAGTAGGGTTATAAGGGTAAAAGTTAACACTAAGGGGCCATTCAGAACCAAGTGCTTGTTCGGCTAAACTATCAATTTTGCCTTTGTGGTGAGGTACTTGACCAATAATCAGGTTAAGCTTTTCATTTAGAGTAACTTTCTCACTTTCAAGAAACTTTACGATTTGACTCTCATTTAGCTTAATTACATTTTTAATCCCAATTTCAGCTAAATGTCGTGTTAAGTCTTTTCCATTTTTTTTCTTTATAAGGCCTGTAAATGGAGCTTTTACCACAACTTCTTGTGCAAACATTGGAAACCAATACTCAGATGGAATCGAGGCGTTCAAGTAATCAGTCCAGCCTGATAGCAAAACCTTCCTATGTTCCAACTCTACTCTAGGAAGCAAAGCACAAAAATCATCTTCATCTATTTCAAAACTTTTTTGCTCAATTAGTTCTGGGTACTTCTCAATCAAAAAATAGGCGCTATCAACATCACTTTGCTGCAAGAGTTCGAAAAGCTCTAATGATGGTTCTATCATTTCATTATGTACAAAAGACTTAAGCTTAGATGGTGTTAGTTCAACTAGCTCTTCATTAGAAAAACTCAAATTAAGAAGACTGGCATAATAAGTAAAGGTTTCTGAGTCTTTGGTATACTCGATAAGAAAGGCTTTTATTATTTGATTTTGCTCATATGAGCAGTTAGAGGTGTCATTTGCTAGCTTTTCCTTAACTTCTTTTTCGGCTAAGAGTTCTGATAACCAGTTTGAATCAATTTGATTCTCCTCTTCTGTCACTTTAATCAGAGTTTCTACTACGTACCAATTAATCTGTAACTTATGGCTTTCTATTAATGGTACCCAATACTGTTGAGGAACTTTGTCTAAGGTCACCAACTCAAATTCAATACGCTTCAATGAACTAAGCGTTACCTCCTCACTTAGCTCTGATTGTAGAACTTTTAAAATAAAAGTATCGGGGCATTTAATAATCTTTCCTGTGCTAGCCAGCTCCACTTCCTTTGTGAAATCGCTATCAACAAATGACCTAACTTGTTCGAACTTACTTATTAACTTGTAGGATGCTGGTAAGCTAATATGTTTTTCTGAATAAGCAGAAAGCGCCGACTGTAGCGTTGTTGAGTTTAGCTCGACAATACCAAATTCAATAGAACTTCTAACTAATGATCTAAGATGAGGAGCTTCATCCAAGCTACTGATCACTATTTGTTTATTCTTAAATGATTCAATAGTTTTTTGGGGATTAGAGTGCCTACTTATCGCCTCTAGTAATAATGGCTCTTCTTTAAGTTGAAGTTGCACAAGGGATTTCTCCTCGGTAGAGAGATCTTCCACATGATTAACTAAGTCAGAGAGCAACTCAATACCATCGACTTTTGGTAGATTTTTTATGCTAAATAAAAGATCTGAGATGACAGTTGGCCATAAAAGTTTGTTCCATTCAGGTAGAACACCTCGAAGTTTGTATAAGCGCTCAGCACATGATTCGTGCTCAATGAACTGAATATGCATAATTTTATTCCGTAATACTGAATGCTCTTCAGAACTAGAAAGGAATCGCAACAATCCATAATTTTGAGCCGCTGGTGAGTAAGCATCATTGTCAGATAGGTATGACAATACTTCGTTGTAATTGCTAGACTCAAACATCAAATCAAACTCTTGACGATCTCGCAACGCTTGTAAAAATGCAAAGTCTCTATCTGTAAGCCTCCCTTCAAGGACATGATTAAGGTACAAACCGTAATGCTCATCAATTAAACCATCCCGAAGTAACATCTTTAATACAGGCATATCATGAGGAACCCATTCTTCATCTGGCATCAGTTCCATTGCTT comes from the Vibrio splendidus genome and includes:
- a CDS encoding YobI family P-loop NTPase; the encoded protein is MWQLKSYLLLKAISVLRWAIRRIKSITDTSDGNNSEMLYLAPTIVETPNDYDYYFHQLDYFINECSSNVQEIALTGPYGSGKSTLLRTYFSKRPSLKTKFVSLGTYLPSKDEKKVEDLEKAIARQLLYQYSGLDEIGSRFSFPIYKKGKKLSAYMQAAVLICWGVLAGYGISLGLKTSLNLLYNVLLNADWVNMKVWGISFFFAVPICLLADVYKYLSKNRLSSINPKEGSFDFQPTAKEGTSFSLHLEELLRFFIATKTDVVVIEDLDRYEIPEVFESLKELNNIVNKSDQVLSPVRFVYAVRDDIFQGSGRAKFFDAIVPLIPIMSPFNSYERFKQLFADPAIATQLEPVLRRVSVAVPDMRVLRNTVNEFNSYRKILKTQNCQNNYARLLSFIVYKNLYSHDFAKLYTNDTSAIDQAVNVKEKIRQQQEKNLAEQYNQLLQQDKNSSLELLQDEQEYFWVLLGQLSRALNVDAIRLISGIETKQMETEELVNLIHSDSPHFKQLTVIVNGNHQTNNYQSKQLRVPALDPELVQKRLSNIRGKNTELAEKRQRELSKIKQMLLETRSMTWPLSEAMELMPDEEWVPHDMPVLKMLLRDGLIDEHYGLYLNHVLEGRLTDRDFAFLQALRDRQEFDLMFESSNYNEVLSYLSDNDAYSPAAQNYGLLRFLSSSEEHSVLRNKIMHIQFIEHESCAERLYKLRGVLPEWNKLLWPTVISDLLFSIKNLPKVDGIELLSDLVNHVEDLSTEEKSLVQLQLKEEPLLLEAISRHSNPQKTIESFKNKQIVISSLDEAPHLRSLVRSSIEFGIVELNSTTLQSALSAYSEKHISLPASYKLISKFEQVRSFVDSDFTKEVELASTGKIIKCPDTFILKVLQSELSEEVTLSSLKRIEFELVTLDKVPQQYWVPLIESHKLQINWYVVETLIKVTEEENQIDSNWLSELLAEKEVKEKLANDTSNCSYEQNQIIKAFLIEYTKDSETFTYYASLLNLSFSNEELVELTPSKLKSFVHNEMIEPSLELFELLQQSDVDSAYFLIEKYPELIEQKSFEIDEDDFCALLPRVELEHRKVLLSGWTDYLNASIPSEYWFPMFAQEVVVKAPFTGLIKKKNGKDLTRHLAEIGIKNVIKLNESQIVKFLESEKVTLNEKLNLIIGQVPHHKGKIDSLAEQALGSEWPLSVNFYPYNPTVYALLMVCIEYELLSSIRLSDEGVKINSFRK